From one Plectropomus leopardus isolate mb chromosome 8, YSFRI_Pleo_2.0, whole genome shotgun sequence genomic stretch:
- the taf11 gene encoding transcription initiation factor TFIID subunit 11: MADPARIKPEVTPERISPAGDEHPKSEESEDVTLPATAKPADEKESSSQDQPKQENKSEIAAGEDEEEGTSGQPASKRLKVEPEKKKEKRQKVDEDEIQKMQVLVSSFSEEQLNRYEMYRRSAFPKAAIKRLIQSITGSSVSQNVVIAMSGISKVFAGEIVEEALDVCEKWGDTPPLQPKHMREAVRRLKSRDQIPNTKYKQILFH, translated from the exons ATGGCCGACCCTGCACGGATCAAACCAGAGGTGACACCTGAGAGAATATCTCCTGCTGGCGACGAGCATCCCAAATCAGAGGAAAGTGAAGATGTAACGTTACCTGCAACAGCAAAACCTGCAGATGAAAAAGAGTCATCGTCTCAAGATCAGCCCAAACAGGAGAATAAATCT GAAATAGCAGCTGgagaagatgaagaggaaggaACCTCTGGCCAACCTGCCTCCAAAAGACTGAAGGTGgaaccagagaagaagaaggagaagcgTCAGAAAGTTGACGAGGATGAAATACAAAAGATGCA AGTTTTGGTGTCGTCCTTTTCTGAGGAGCAGCTGAATCGCTATGAGATGTACAGACGCTCTGCCTTCCCTAAGGCTGCTATTAAGAGG CTGATTCAGTCCATAACCGGATCATCGGTGTCTCAGAACGTGGTGATTGCTATGTCTGGTATCTCTAAGGTTTTTGCTGGTGAGATTGTTGAGGAAG CATTGGACGTTTGTGAGAAGTGGGGCGACACGCCACCGCTTCAGCCCAAGCACATGAGGGAAGCAGTGAGGAGGTTGAAGAGCAGAGATCAGATTCCCAACACAAAGTACAAGCAAATTCTCTTTCACTGA
- the uhrf1bp1 gene encoding UHRF1-binding protein 1, protein MAGIIKKQILKHLSRFTKNLSPDKINLSTLKGEGQLSNLELDEEVLQNMLDLPTWLAVTRVYCNKAAIRIQWTKLKTSPICLFLDKVEVEMRTCEEPRPPNGPSPIAITAGQSEYGFAEKVVEGMSVRINSITIKVQARAFHASFELWQLQGNSLNPKWQRSDLRYTRVTDPKRGEVLTFKEINWQSLRIEADAIVSDDQDLGSTPLRLITNQGRIRIALKRRIKDCNVLASKLLFILDDLLWVLTDSQLKAIIHYAKSLSEAMEKSAQQRKSRTAESLQTAPPSPGLHSLWTEPPPAPTRTPSNMSQYFDLYDVKESSYHTFISRLDLHVCNDSSSMEDDDAPPPGLQGAMQLTFRKLGFDYYPIHRPADGCRHWERHSGAMEAQAQWAGKLLQEYQRRAEASGFPGPHTEAPETTKDNSSKTAKDGQSSPKSSPSDTEQPSSRNSVTAPSGSSLKRLRSSCVVVRMDDVDIRQVSTRGRQNKKTRSFISCNRKTLCLPDNVPAVHLQFTEYYFPDNPSFSVPTSNLYAQLNGLQLCVDPASVLWINLFSRGLLHTLDQVKAFYHLQDSSLAEEHVDVRMDAAQLKLIIPLDSSILDHPERPQSLSVTVPQMVLSNTRLCPHGSRADLNSTIVKFASCPFFQSKPPCCPYPRDQSAFHPLPSAFLQHSQETEPQPLDRKLLRSQDVWSLSLSRVTLGFDGARRFPKGRTQPFVEPFAMSVWMCQPSAFKNGSSSSSSSPSRAHSPSSEQEDASLASIHFLAHTITPVKMWLNHYQFVALLRMKDAMARLGAELGRDLRDVKQAHGQKTKPTTACLALLVDSAEVGLLLPPVNTEPEGEVPHTPETDSPSMTDSDISPIHHSAVLEDSGLENGISSINTVSAFDQDEQDEVVEEACEAVEEGLDGDGLTTQEDTPLLSPPLSPGHSPVLSREPSNFSLEGELSSAINVTKDVTKDAISASLDLTKGAFSITKDAFSMLSRGSGMSKLFSPQAKEQVQRSEESSPSLAASLRHQSMKQSPSQHSFDSAILDGSLPDENLSVDSDVSDNFVVLMDSESGVESMRPNNTPVGSRGSPAPGTEGGSSADLSSSLSQSIEDVSQDMSSVLLLILNGTACTMEVKGEDQVVAVETQSVSPVQMGTVRVSDLHAGLIQAPSGTVQKQDRPRSRGSPAVCMRAETGPCAARHSAMAESLGFVEIRVQDCKAELLASTVTNIGPFLEDEFSVDGQPMKLHMRNVTITMKDDGPKIYPTAPQPVPASFVVDQLLLERSEDGIMRLKAEGTDPKASAGVPVAGPDNLNGSCSAQQQKEKQTLESQLSDAQAALTKALGDRERLLLEIRKHDPTFTL, encoded by the exons GTTCACCAAGAATCTGTCCCCGGACAAAATCAATCTGAGTACGCTGAAGGGGGAGGGGCAGCTGTCCAACCTCGAGCTCGATGAAGAGGTTCTGCAGAACATGCTTGACCTGCCGACATGGCTGGCTGTCACCCGGGTCTACTGCAACAAAGCCGCCATCAGG ATACAATGGACAAAGTTGAAAACAAGCCCCATCTGTCTG TTCCTGGATAAGGTGGAGGTAGAGATGAGGACATGTGAGGAGCCACGTCCCCCTAATGGCCCCTCTCCTATAGCTATCACAGCAGGCCAGAG CGAGTACGGCTTTGCTGAGAAAGTGGTGGAGGGCATGTCTGTTAGGATCAACTCCATTACCATCAAGGTCCAGGCTCGTGCCTTCCATGCCTCCTTCGAACTCTGGCAGCTACAAGGCAACAGCCTCAACCCCAAATGGCAGCGCAGTGACCTCCGCTACACCCGTGTCACCGACCCAAAGAGAGGAGAG GTGCTGACattcaaagaaataaactgGCAGAGTCTACGAATCGAGGCAGATGCCATCGTGAGTGACGACCAGGACCTCGGTAGCACCCCATTACGTCTCATCACCAACCAGGGACGCATTCGCATCGCATTAAAACGCAGA ATAAAGGACTGTAATGTGCTGGCATCCAAGCTGCTTTTCATTCTGGACGACCTGCTGTGGGTGCTGACGGACTCCCAGCTCAAAGCCATCATCCATTACGCCAAATCTCTcagtgaggccatggagaagtCTGCCCAGCAGAGGAAGAGCAGGACTGCTGAATCCCTACAG actgCTCCTCCATCGCCTGGTCTCCACAGCCTTTGGACAGAGCCCCCACCCGCTCCTACTCGCACCCCCAGCAACATGAGTCAGTACTTTGATCTCTATGATGTCAAGGAGTCTTCTTACCACACCTTCATATCCCGCTTGGACTTACACGTATGCAACGACAGTTCTTCAATGGAAGAcg ATGACGCGCCACCACCGGGTTTACAAGGGGCCATGCAGCTGACGTTCAGGAAGCTGGGTTTTGACTACTACCCCATCCACAGACCTG CTGATGGATGTCGACACTGGGAACGCCACAGCGGAGCCATGGAGGCTCAGGCCCAGTGGGCCGGAAAACTGCTGCAGGAGTatcagaggagagcagaggctTCTGGGTTCCCTGGACCGCACACTGAGGCACCCGAGACAACCAAGGACAACTCTTCAAAGACCGCTAAAG ATGGACAGTCCAGTCCCAAGTCGAGCCCCTCCGACACAGAGCAGCCATCCAGCAGGAACTCTGTCACAGCTCCTTCAGGGTCATCACTGAAGAGGCTGCGCTCCAGCTGTGTGGTGGTCAGGATGGATGACGTGGACATTCGCCAG GTGTCTACAAGAGGCCGTCAGAACAAGAAGACGCGGTCTTTCATATCCTGCAATCGTAAAACTCTGTGTTTGCCAGACAACGTACCAGCAGTTCATCTGCAGTTCACCGAATACTACTTTCCTGACAACCCCAGTTTTTCAG TGCCCACCTCAAATCTATATGCCCAGCTGAATGGCCTCCAGCTCTGTGTAGACCCAGCCAGCGTGCTGTGGATCAATCTGTTCTCCAGGGGTCTGCTGCACACCCTGGACCAGGTCAAAGCTTTCTACCATTTGCAAGACAGCAGCCTGGCTGAAGAGCATGTAGATGTCCGCATGGATGCAGCTCAGCTTAAG TTGATAATCCCCTTGGATTCTTCTATATTGGATCATCCGGAGCGTCCACAGTCCCTCTCTGTAACTGTACCCCAGATGGTTCTCAGCAACACTCGCCTCTGTCCTCATGGCTCCAGGGCTGACCTCAACAGCACTATTGTCAAGTTCGCCAGCTGCCCTTTCTTCCAGTCCAAACCTCCCTGCTGCCCCTACCCCAGAGACCAGAGTGCCTTTCACCCCCTCCCATCAGCCTTCCTCCAGCACTCTCAAGAGACAGAGCCCCAACCTCTGGACAGAAAGCTGCTACGATCACAGGATGTCTGGTCTCTCAGTCTGTCCCGTGTGACCCTTGGATTTGACGGAGCTCGGCGATTCCCCAAAGGCAGAACCCAACCTTTTGTTGAGCCCTTCGCCATGTCTGTGTGGATGTGTCAGCcctctgcttttaaaaatgggtcatcatcttcctcctcgAGTCCCAGCAGAGCCCACAGCCCTTCATCAGAGCAAGAAGACGCTTCACTCGCCTCTATCCACTTTTTGGCCCACACCATCACTCCGGTGAAGATGTGGCTCAACCACTACCAGTTTGTCGCCCTGCTGAGGATGAAGGACGCCATGGCTCGGTTAGGGGCCGAGTTGGGCCGGGATCTACGAGACGTTAAGCAGGCTCACGGCCAGAAGACAAAACCTACCACAGCTTGTCTTGCCCTCCTGGTGGACTCTGCAGAAGTGGGTCTCCTGTTGCCGCCAGTGAACACAGAGCCTGAAGGGGAAGTTCCCCACACTCCAGAGACTGACAGCCCAAGCATGACAGACTCTGACATCTCCCCCATACATCACTCTGCGGTCCTGGAGGACAGCGGTTTGGAAAACGGCATCTCCTCCATCAATACGGTCTCTGCGTTTGATCAGGATGAACAGGatgaggtggtggaggaggcgTGTGAGGCCGTGGAGGAAGGGTTGGACGGAGATGGTTTGACAACACAGGAGGACACCCCTCTCCTCTCGCCTCCACTCTCACCTGGACACTCCCCTGTCCTCTCCCGCGAACCGTCCAACTTCAGCCTGGAGGGAGAGCTGTCGAGCGCCATCAACGTCACCAAGGATGTGACCAAAGATGCCATTAGTGCCTCGCTGGACTTGACCAAAGGGGCGTTTTCGATAACAAAGGACGCCTTTAGCATGCTGAGTCGTGGCTCAGGGATGAGCAAACTGTTTAGTCCGCAGGCTAA gGAACAGGTCCAACGTTCAGAAGAGTCCTCCCCCTCTCTGGCTGCCAGCCTGCGCCACCAATCCATGAAGCAGTCGCCTTCCCAGCATTCCTTTGATAGTGCTATCTTGGATGGCAGCCTTCCTGACGAAAATCTCTCTGTGGATAGTGATGTCAGCGACAATTTTGTTGTTCTCATGGACTCAG AGTCCGGTGTGGAATCCATGCGACCCAACAACACTCCTGTGGGCAGTCGAGGCAGCCCAGCGccagggacagagggagggtCATCAGCTGACCTCAGCAGCTCTCTGTCACAAAGTATTGAGGACGTGTCTCAGGACATG TCctcagtgttgctgctgatcCTGAATGGAACAGCGTGCACCATGGAAGTAAAGGGAGAAGACCAAGTTGTGGCTGTAGAAACACAGAGTGTGAGTCCTGTGCAGATGGGAACAGTCCGTGTATCGGACCTGCACGCTGGCCTCATACAAG CTCCAAGCGGAACGGTCCAGAAGCAGGACAGGCCGCGCAGCAGGGGCTCTCCAGCAGTGTGCATGCGAGCAGAAACAGGTCCATGTGCAGCCCGACACTCTGCTATGGCTGAGTCTTTGGGCTTTGTGGAAATTAGAGTGCAAGACTGCAAGGCAGAGCTTTTAGCGTCCACGGTGACTAATATTGGTCCTTTTCTGGAAGACGAGTTCAGTGTTGATGGTCAGCCAATGAAGTTACACATGAGAAACGTCACCATCACTATGAAG gatGACGGCCCTAAAATCTACCCCACAGCCCCTCAACCTGTCCCAGCTTCATTCGTTGTAGATCAGCTGCTCCTCGAGCGCTCTGAGGACGGCATCATGAGGCTCAAAG CTGAAGGTACAGACCCTAAAGCCTCAGCAGGTGTTCCTGTGGCTGGACCGGACAACCTAAACGGTTCCTGCTCTGCTCAACAGCAGAAAGAG AAACAAACCCTGGAGTCCCAGCTCTCTGATGCCCAGGCTGCTCTCACCAAGGCCCTTGGTGACAGAGAACGCCTCCTTCTGGAAATCAGGAAACATGACCCCACGTTTACTCTGTGA